The sequence GAGGGAAACCTCGGCACAGTTCTTCCCCAGGAACTGCAGCGTCCGGCACTGTGGAGCGTCGGCCAAGGCATCCTCCACATCGAGACGGCGCGCGACGCGGTGGAGGAGGAGGCGTACGAGGCCCCCGCTGCCGAGGCGCCTGCCGAGCCGGCGCGCATGTCGTTCCGCGCGGTAGCGGAACCGGAAGAGGCGTACCAGCCGGAAGAGACCCCTGAACCGGAACCGGCCGCTTACGTCGAGCCCGAACCGGAGCCGGAGTCAGAGCCCGTTCAAGCGTCGCCCGTCGAGACGCCGGTGTTCTCACCGGCGCCTGCGCTGCCCAAGGTGGAAGTCTCTCGGCCCCAGCCTGCGCCGGAGCGTTTCGAGCCGCAACGAGTTGTGATGCGGTCGAACGGCCACGACACGCAGCGTGATGAGCAGGGTGACAACGAGAACAAGCACGTCTCATGGCTCGTGGGTGGTCCTCGCCGCGCCGGCAGACCTGCGCGCAACTGGCGCGATCGCGCCTAGCGACGCCCGCCGCGTGGCACCTTTCCATTTCATCTCATTGGTTTTCGCGGCGCTCGTCCCGCTCTGGTTTGCGTCAATGCCCGCGCACGCCGAAGAGCCCGTTGTTGAGGCAGAGCCTGCCTTCGCGCGCGCCTGTCCGGCTACGCATATCCCTTCGACGTCCAGACTCTGGCGCTGAAGAACCAGCGCCAAGACCTTGAAATGGCGTACATGTACCTGCCGGCGAAAGGGGATGCGCCGACCGTGGTCTTGCTCCACGGCAAGAACTTCAACGGGGCCTACTGGGGCCGGACGGCCGAGTTTCTCGCGGCCCGCGGCTACGGCGTGCTGATGCCCGATCAGATCGGCTTCGGGAAATCCTCCAAGCCGACAGCCTATCAATTCAGCTTCA comes from Methyloceanibacter stevinii and encodes:
- a CDS encoding pentapeptide repeat-containing protein, with the protein product MTIPEHIEILRRGPRVWNAWRAENPSIVPDLEGIALSIGDRQLGPMNGGPINLSRALLADATLYFATLTGADLRGTDLTNADLRGARLEGVDLTGADLAGANLDGANLSGAVLKAANLSGASLADVRDLTTDQIGEAEGNLGTVLPQELQRPALWSVGQGILHIETARDAVEEEAYEAPAAEAPAEPARMSFRAVAEPEEAYQPEETPEPEPAAYVEPEPEPESEPVQASPVETPVFSPAPALPKVEVSRPQPAPERFEPQRVVMRSNGHDTQRDEQGDNENKHVSWLVGGPRRAGRPARNWRDRA